The Daucus carota subsp. sativus chromosome 7, DH1 v3.0, whole genome shotgun sequence genome window below encodes:
- the LOC108195347 gene encoding uclacyanin-3, which produces MGFASVFLVLSLLAVPAVYGVDHTVGGSGGWDQGVDFTTWAAGEKFVVGDNLVFTYGSSHSVDEVSASDYSSCSSSNPIKSYTGGKNTVALTKTGPIYFLCPSFGHCAGGMKVTITVSAASTPTPSTPTPTTPSTPSPTTPSTPSTPPKEDTPPASPGTPPAPKETPNGAGGGLGDMNKLVVGVCVGFAGLMGLMG; this is translated from the exons ATGGGTTTTGCATCAGTTTTTCTTGTTCTTAGTCTGTTGGCAGTTCCTGCAGTGTACGGTGTTGATCATACCGTCGGAGGCTCCGGTGGCTGGGACCAAGGGGTGGATTTCACCACTTGGGCTGCCGGTGAGAAATTCGTTGTTGGTGACAATCTCG TATTCACCTACGGATCTTCACACAGCGTGGATGAAGTGAGTGCATCAGACTACAGCTCGTGTTCTTCCAGCAATCCAATAAAATCATATACCGGAGGCAAAAACACTGTTGCATTAACAAAGACCGGTCCAATTTATTTTCTGTGTCCATCCTTCGGCCACTGCGCTGGTGGCATGAAAGTAACCATCACCGTCTCAGCAGCCTCCACCCCCACTCCCTCCACGCCAACGCCCACCACTCCATCGACACCAAGTCCCACCACCCCGTCAACGCCTTCAACTCCACCTAAGGAAGACACACCGCCTGCCAGTCCCGGTACACCACCGGCTCCAAAAGAGACGCCTAATGGTGCAGGTGGTGGCCTGGGTGACATGAACAAGTTGGTGGTGGGAGTTTGTGTTGGTTTTGCAGGTCTGATGGGGCTTATGGGCTAG
- the LOC108196802 gene encoding RGG repeats nuclear RNA binding protein A produces the protein MATANPFDLLGDDDNDDVSHLIAIQQKKKATAASPAPAVAKQPAKPAKLPSKPAPPAQAVKEAKSEGIRGGGRGGGRGYGRRGGGGYNRDFASNDSSFRNSGLAGSQGAIDGSDSGKTFERRGSYGGPRSGFRGDRRGGDEGEENQNRRVFERHSGTGRGNEYKREGSGRGNWGTPTDEISQVTEEISVEGERSLDAKKPSGEEDAGDGNKDKAENDSEEKDLENKEMTLEEYEKVLEEKRKALESLKTEARKVEMDKELASMQPLSSKKSNDEIFAKLGSDKDKRKDSAEKEERAKKSLSINEFLKPAEGETYYSGGARGRGRGRGFRGSSSGSSGTSNYGKAPAIEDPSQFPTLGGK, from the exons ATGGCCACTGCCAACCCGTTTGATTTGCTCGGCGACGATGATAACGACGACGTTTCGCACTTGATTGCTATTCAGCAGAAGAAGAAAGCAACAGCTGCTTCTCCGGCGCCAGCGGTTGCTAAGCAGCCTGCCAAACCGGCGAAGCTTCCGTCCAAGCCTGCGCCACCTGCTCAGGCCG tgAAAGAAGCAAAGAGTGAAGGTATCCGTGGAGGAGGGCGTGGTGGTGGCCGTGGATATGGGCGCCGTGGGGGAGGTGGATATAACAGAGACTTTGCCAGCAATGATAGCTCCTTCAGAAACAGTGGGCTTGCTGGTAGTCAGGGTGCTATTGATGGAAGTGATTCAGGGAAAACTTTTGAAAGGCGCGGCAGCTATGGTGGACCTCGCAGTGGATTCCGTGGTGATCGCCGTGGTGGAGATGAGGGAGAGGAGAATCAAAATCGTCGAGTATTTGAACGTCACAGCGGAACAGGGCGCGG AAATGAGTACAAGCGCGAAGGTTCTGGTCGAGGGAACTGGGGAACACCGACTGATGAAATTTCTCA GGTGACCGAGGAAATCTCTGTTGAAGGTGAGAGAAGTCTGGATGCCAAGAAGCCCTCTGGAGAGGAAGATGCAGGAGATGGGAACAAGGACAAAGCGGAAAATGATTCTGAAGAAAAAGACCTGGAGAATAAG GAGATGACACTGGAAGAGTACGAAAAGGTTTTGGAAGAGAAAAGGAAAGCACTAGAGTCACTCAAAACTGAGGCAAGGAAGGTGGAAATGGACAAAGAGCTTGCATCTATGCAACCGCTGTCAAGCAAGAAGAGCAATGATGAAATATTCGCTAAATTG GGTTCTGACAAAGATAAGCGGAAAGATAGTGCTGAAAAAGAGGAAAGAGCAAAGAAG TCCTTGAGCATTAACGAGTTCTTAAAGCCTGCTGAGGGGGAGACATACTATAGTGGTGGAGCTCGGGGTCGGGGTCGTGGACGTGGTTTTAGAGGAAGTTCCAGTGGCAGC